A portion of the candidate division TA06 bacterium genome contains these proteins:
- a CDS encoding D-tyrosyl-tRNA(Tyr) deacylase, which produces MRVVLQRVRSARVLVDGEVKGEIGPGVVLLLGVTHGDTEADIKSLADKCINLRIFEDEQGKMNLSCEQVGGAFLIVSQFTLYGDVSRGRRPSFTDAAEPAVAESLYESFVKYVRGARITVATGSFGQKMLVQIENDGPVTFVIDSKQ; this is translated from the coding sequence ATGAGGGTGGTTCTACAAAGGGTTAGGAGTGCGAGAGTACTGGTAGACGGCGAAGTCAAAGGGGAGATTGGCCCCGGGGTCGTCCTCCTTTTGGGAGTCACTCACGGAGATACTGAAGCTGATATCAAGAGCCTGGCGGACAAATGCATAAACTTGCGAATATTCGAGGACGAACAAGGAAAAATGAATCTCTCCTGCGAGCAGGTGGGCGGCGCATTCCTTATTGTCTCCCAATTCACCCTCTACGGTGACGTAAGCAGAGGCAGAAGGCCTTCGTTTACTGACGCTGCAGAACCGGCAGTTGCCGAATCGCTCTATGAATCGTTTGTGAAATATGTGAGAGGAGCTCGCATCACGGTGGCGACCGGGTCTTTCGGGCAGAAGATGCTTGTCCAGATTGAGAATGATGGGCCGGTCACATTTGTGATAGATAGCAAGCAATAA